From the Juglans microcarpa x Juglans regia isolate MS1-56 chromosome 3D, Jm3101_v1.0, whole genome shotgun sequence genome, the window GGACTAACAAAGCCACCAAACTCACCAAGAAAACCAGCAACCATCTCAGCCAAAGGCAGTAGCTACCACCCCAGAATCGCCTCTCCACTATCTCATAAACAGGGTTCATCATTATAGGCAAGGTAAAGAACAAATTCACACACAGACCAAGTTTAACCAGAGTGCTCACCAAGCCTGCCCCCAAGTTAGCCGTGATCATGTCCTTTGTTTCTTCACCAAAAGCGAAGTAACCCAACGCTCCAAATGCCCCATACATTAACGAGATGAAAGCCATTGTCAAGGCCAAAACTCTTCCAAACTTGTCCTTATCTTTCATCTCTGATTCTAATGGCAAAACCATCCCAATACCTTCAAAGGAATAAACGGCCACCCCCATACCATAAAAGAACACAGAAAGACCCCCAAAAGCCTTGAGAGCAGGCCTTTGTTTCAGAAAAACAAACACGTCCTCAACCATCACCACCCCCATAGCCCCAAGATCAACCACATCAGCAAAAATACTCAAAGGGGCTAAATGGGTCAAGGTTGCAATCGAATTCAACCCCAGCTGAAACGGCAAACATCCCCATATGTAAAAGCTCTTGGGAGCCAATCCGAGAATTCCAGGGCTCAAATTGATAAGATCGGCTAAAGTATTCCCGATGAAAATTAGATAACCGACGCAGAAACCAGTCTGGGATAAGATAATCAGAATGTCAACAAAGAATCTGCCAATTGGGCCACAAACCGTGAAACCCAAATCACCAAAAGATGCAATCTTGGAGAACCCTTGTAGGGATTCAAGCTTGCGGCGAGTATAGACCAGAAGCATCATGCAGTGGTGAGTGAGAACGGCTACGGCGAAGAGCGTAAGGAGACTCATGACCCAACCGGTGCGCTTGAAGGCGTAGGGGAGGCCTAAAACGCCGGCACCCACAATAGCAATGAAAACATTGGCAAAGGTCTTGGATTGTGAGGACAAAGCTTGTGGCCCGCCCAAAAGCGGTGTGTCTTCTCTGGGCGGCGGAGGAGCTATTAAGGCATTAGAGGAAGACCCTGTTTCCAACACCATTATGCACTCCGAATGAGATCAAAGTCTGTAACCTTTCTTCgacttcttcttccttttttctttattctacaAATTTGCAGCAATATATTTTCTGAGAGAGAGTAGGTGTTGGGCTTCTTATCGGGGCTTCAAGGATTGGTAAAGAGTTTGGAATGGCAGAGGAAATTTTTCTTTAGCagtcaggaaaaaaaaaagcatgaaatggaaaatgattctaGGAGTTCTGTAAAGTGCAGGTGGAGACAATCCATTGGGGCCCTAAAATCACGGAAAATTTTGTTGCCATAAATCTGTAGTtaggctttatttattttataaatttatttcaattcattattataatttttttaaaattttaaaataataataataatattaaaaaataatattttaataatatttcttcatcttttaACTCCATTCTCAACATCCGGACGCAGCCTTAACCTCGATAGCATGTGAAAGCTTTTGTTTCCAGAGATTAAAAGTTTCACCGTGATTTTTTCTGAGGAAAATATCTTGAGTTACGTTTGAAAAAGCAAAATTACTGCATCCTCAAAGCAATTAACTGGATTAAAAATGGGGAACAGAAGAATAAGCAACAAGGCATAGCGCCTAAAGTTCGAATGCCCCATCCTCCACAatcattaacaaaaaaagaaaagaacatcaAGCCAATCTTATAAAATCTTCATCAAATAAAAGAGGCAGCCAGCCACCTGAATTTCACGAATAAATTATGAGATGCTCGTATTATCCAAATATCTTTTAGTTCCAAAGTGAATTTGATCTAAACAGTAGATTGACCTTTTATTACTTAACTATAAATGGTGTAGCTTTTAATATGCTAAATCGTTGGTGGTTGAACCATGAAGAATTGATTGCCTGAAACATAATTAATTCGAATTTagattggttttggttttgtaaaGTTTTTATTATTTCGAAATCGGAACTAGTAttgatctttttttaaaatgctccttgaatttgaaaaaacaagtGGCAAAATCAGGAACGGTTTCACTTGACCATAAAACTGGTAAATAATCGTTCCATTCACGGCACGGCAGATCGAATTCTATGACTTTTCAAATGCCTTCTAAATGTTTAGGCATAATTTATATGTAATTTACCACTTTTGCATaactaaataaaacttctcagAAAGACTTTATTTTGTACATATTTCGAAGTACCATTTtccaattataataaaaaaaaaagttcacaaCTTTCACATAAAGGTGAGGAAAAAtcgatttttcttgaaaacctAAAACTGCTAGAAGATCAAAAACTGGATTTTGAAATGAATCGAGACAACCCCCTACGTAATTTTGTGAGGGGTGTTGGTTCGTATTCAGAAGTAGAAAAGAGTTTGATCAAAGTCGGTCTTTGTACGagaaagtttcaattttttcaagcCTCTTTAACAACTATATTTGGCCCTACTTATGCAAAGCAATAGCATTAAACTCGTGTAGAAAAAAGATCAATGGAAAAAGCTGAGAATTATGCAATGGATTCGATGAAGAGTGAAATATAACATTTTACTATTTTAGCAAGTCGTGGGTTGACTCAGATCCGAGTCTGAGTAAGCGCCAATGAAAAACCCAATAAACCTTCTGATCTGCGCTTATGAATAGTGGCAGAGCTAATGAGGTAGACTAAGCTCTCTCGCAGTCGCAGATTTGAACCAACaatttcttaaatattcatcTCTCCGATTCATATCCAAGAGATTCAAAATCTTCAACGTAACATATGTACTTATAGGTATAATAGAAATGGCATATATACTTATAGGTATAATAGAAATGGCAAACGTAGTCTGCGATTATCGGTTCCTTCTCCTCGCTGCAGTCGTGGCATTCATCTACATCCAGGTACCCACTCAAAAACCCTTATCTACTATAGgtatgtgtttgtgtgtgtatgtatgcatgtgttctattttctcaatctaGACGAAAACTCACGCCCAAAGTTCCTCGCTTTGTTATCACTAATTTTGCTGTGTCGCTCAAATGGTTTTGCTAAAACCATGAATGCGTATTGCTGAAGAGGAAGTttgtttgtaaaatttatttgttaattatttttttcttgaatgttAAACTTAGATTTCATAATGTGTACgttaacaaaaagtttttattattatcttgttCGCGTGGGTGCGGCTGTTCGCTACCCAATTGATATCTGCTGACCGCCTTGCTGCCGCGGTGCGTGTCTAAGCCTGTTTCATATCGACGCCTGCTTGTGTTAATGTGATTGCCGCTGTTATTATATTTTGGCATTTCTTTCACATTGGTTTATTTCTGACAGGTTGAATCAGAGAACGACTGTACGAGTCAAATGCGATCACTAATTGATCAAATGAGCATGCAACAAGGAAGAATTGTTGCACTTGAAGGTGGGCTGGATTGATTCACTCTCTTCTTATAATCTGATATAGATATCTAAACAAACTGTCTTTGGATATCACGTCCtaagagaagagaaaacagGGGGGACCTTTTCGGTTTGGCCGCAACTAACTAATTATGATGGTCGACAGCCAGTTCCAAATCtttcatatttgttttaaaattgcgttaggtaattttttttgtgaagcTTTATCAAGCAATTATTTACTTTAGATCATTTAATGAGTTCCCAGGTTGTGAACAACTATGATTGGATGACATATCATTGATATCAATGCCAATGTGATCTGGTATTGGAATTGTTGGATGCTATCGAATGAGTTCCTAAGTTTCTACCCATGAAATAGTATTAAATATGTTCCTTTTACTTcaagtgctctctctctctctctctctctctctctctcggattaAAACTCAGATCATTATTGGTACTTATTCTTCTAAGACTGCTACTATTTCAGAGGACAGGAAACGCCAAGGACAAGTGTGGACAACCGAAGGTCCTTGTTAAAGAACTTGAAAGTATGTGTTTATCAATACTGCAATAAACTCTCTCTTGATATTTCTGTGTGTGATGCCATGACATCTGATAAACATtgttgttttgagaattttggttTATAATGGATATCATCCACCAAATGGTAGAAAGAAACTCATGACTAATGGATTATTTTTTACACTTGGAACCTGTATGTTTATAGCGAACATGTATTGACGTtcaagttctatttttttttttttttttttcttcaaaaggttAGAAACCTGATAACATCTAATTTGAAATGGCAAGGGCTTCAAAGACCAACATTACTGTGTGCAATATGGTTTTCTTCTTATCTGAACCATATACTAGGGCAAAAGTCCATCACTGAAAATTTTGGGGAAATTAATATCCAAAATTAATTACTTCTGAATCTCCCCAAAACTGAAAGGTGCATGGAAGATAATCTGGAAAGGTTCCTTTCCTGTCTTTTTGGGCCAGATAATACCACTTTCATGCAGGCTTGGTTCAGTGCTTTCACCTAGAAAGACATCAGGAACTCTCTATTCATATCCATCTTATTGGATTATACAGATTTATTTCCTTTgctgataaaattaaaattaaaaaaaaaaaaaaaaaaaaaaatcctttgcTGCTCTTTGGTCAATTGGCGttagctttttcctttttaattaattatttggtattttttctgtttttccgAATTATTGATTAAATTTTCTGCAGTCAGGCGCATTTCTTTTATGTCGTTGTGGTATTCTATTTAATCGCCTGTTTGACGCAATTCAAGGCTCTTATCATCTTCTCTTCATTAATTTTTCAGGGAAAGGCCTGCAGGAATTGACTGATAAAGTACAGGTTAGGGTGCTATATAGCTTCCTTAATTCTCTCTGCTCATCACTTCTAATCCTTCTAACAAGTTTTGTCAACCTTACTAGGTCCCAGTGGCAGCAGTTGTTATTATGGCATGCAATCGGGCTGATTATCTAGAGAGGACAATTAAGTCTGTCTTAAAGTATGTTTTATCTTTGCAGCTGGCATACcatgttttttctcttttttaatttcatgttatacatTTTCATCTGACCCCTGGcataattatctatttttgcAGATATCAAAGTTCCGTTGCTTTGAAGTATCCTCTTTTTGTATCTCAGGTATTTACATGTGTAGGTTTCTTTTTGCTGTAACAGAGTTAGGTTTGTCTTATTGGAATGATAAATCCTACTTTAGCTATGATTTAAGAGAGACTAAACAGCTCAACGTGATGGCTTTCACTTTTTCTTAGGATGGATCAGCTCCTGATGTTAAAAGTAAGGCTTTGAGTTATGATCAGCTAACATATATGCAGGTATTGTTCATTTTAATGTGGTGCTTTTGTGGAGTGAAAAAGGTGGGCTTTTTTTGTGCTGTCCAAACTGGATTTATGTGTACATGAGGCATTTCCTGCAACTGTTTAATATGTTGATGTGTTAAAACCatcatgtttataattttattttcaataattttcttGGAGTGCTTTGCAATGAATACAAaatgaacttattttttatataaagagtTGGATTTGCTCAAAATTCTCTCATTACATAGTGAGTATAAGGTTCAATCATCAATGTATATCCTGAAGAATAGTGTCAACTTTACAGCCAGTCCAGGTTACCTTGAACACTGACTTTACTTCATTGCAGCACTTGGATTATAAACCAGTGCAAACTGAACGCGATGGAGAGTTGGTTGCATACTACAAAATTGCCCGTGCGTATGGTTTCCTTCTTATTTTATAAGTCCTGTAAACTTCACTGCCTAAAAGCTGTCTTTTCAGGTCATTACAAATGGGCATTGGATGAATTATTCTACAAGCATAACTTCAGCCGTGTAATCATACTTGAAGGTCACATGgtctttctttagtttttcttccttttttttttttccttcactcaaagtatttctcttaattGTCGGAAAAAGAGTATACTGATAAAGAAATACTTGGGCACAGATGATATGGAAATTTCCCCCgactttttttattactttgagGCTACAGCAACTCTACTTGACAAGGATAAGTATGTAATCTGGGAGAACTCAACCTCTTATATGTTGAATATCATTATATACGAGTTATAGTTTCAAATTCTGgtagcttttatttttttctatttttatttttattttttttatattgaacaattgtAGGTCCATTATGGCTGTTTCCTCTTGGAATGACAATGGACAAAAACAGTTCGTGCATGATCCTCGtacgtttgttttcaaaatttctccCCTTTTTCGTATCATTTGtgcattaaatgattatttgaaataaattttctctGTACCTTTGTTCCCTGATCTACCGTCTTCTTAGATGCACTCTATCGTTCGGATTTCTTTCCCGGACTTGGGTGGATGCTTGCCAGATCTACATGGGATGAGCTATCTCCAAAATGGCCAAGTGCATATCCTTGTTGGTTTGGTATATTTGTGTGCTTGGATCTGACTATCCATGCATATTGATGTGTGACTTTTTATCATTTGCGTTAACAAAACCTTACTCGATGCAAGAACAGCTTGGCATATTCCTTGTTAGTCCAGATTCCCTCAAACAGCTTGGAATTGAAGGTTCTTGATGCAAAAACAGGTTGTGTAATTACCACACTGTATATTATTGTTTGTAAACACCATTACTTTTTATACTTAAACTGTTGTAACAAAATAGAGTGGAATTTAAGCGATGGTGCCAACGATGCGAAGTTCTGTTTGATTAATTGGCGTGAACGAGAGCCATGAACAGAGTTTATGAGAGAAGTATGCCTTTATTTGGTAGACAATGAGGTTCAGGCCGAAGAACTGATCTCGAAGCAGATAGCACTCATACAATTAGATGATCAGTACCATTTACACTTGAGGATGTGAACCGATATCAGGCCGAGTTTCTGACAGCTATACCAACTTGTAATTGTAGCGTTTAAGAGCTTAATGTAGGATACACGAAATTTTTATAGTTGTCAATCTGGCATTCTCCAGAGGGTAAACATATGCCAGATGGTCCTAATTCAAGCATAGAGATCATGTTTGAATTCAAGCATAGAGATGTActcttaaaaacaaaacatagaGATGCCGTTACTTTTgtaaacttttcatttttttattaatgccGTTGTTTTCATGGAAGAAGTGTGCTTGTTCATAGGAAGTTTGAAGCAATACATTCAAAGAAAGAGGAGAAATCTTCAAGCAGATTATGTTCCATTTGTCTCCAGACAAACATGGCCAGCGAGTAGAACAACAAGCAAGCAACAAGACGGCCAGCTTGCCATGCTTCATGAGACGTGAAATGAAACCACCTTCGGACATCGGCGAGAGCCTCTATGTCGTAGGCGAGCTCTCTAttggaagaaataaaattagataaaatctAACAGGACCACTCTTATGGCGTCAGTACATAAAATCACTTTTGTTCTTTTGTCATTGCATAGATTTagaacatatataatacaaatataatgcCTACAGAAACATAGTCGTTTTATCTCGAAATAGATAAGACTGtctaaggaaaatgatttatatagtgtTAGGGTGTGTGAGTTTtgccaatttttttcaaaaacttactttttaaaagcgggttttattatttttcaaaatgaatatgcgGAGCTTGCATATTTtaagactgtatctaatattactcatctataaaattgtttttttttttcaattttttcttttaaattttctgaAATTGTATTAACCCAAATAAGACAAAAACGAACAACCGAGCATTCCATTGTGAAAATTGGATGGATTTCCAAGAGGAAGAGGGTCATGAATCTAAAGAAATTTGTGTTACCTAAAGGTGTATAGAAGGTAAATCACGTCTTAACAAAGATTCGCCATAATAGAGCTCTTTCATAACGAGTTTTTCTTTGGCGTTTAATTAGGGATGACACTAACTAATTAAGACGAACTTCAATGGCCTTAATAAATCTCAAACTTAAACCGCGATAATTTGTCTATAAATGGAACATTTTCAAATGTAACTCTTTAGTCAAGAAATAATATAGGAGTTTATTCAGTTGGAGCAGGCGGTCTTGATCGACTCTCTTTCCCATGCAATTCCTTCAATTTCCTGCAAGAGAGAGAAGCAAGGTTGTACAAGATACATACAAAGAATCGTTGTGAGAATTGGATTGCCCACTCCAAGGATACATGGCGTCTACAAGTTCACAAAAAGGTAAACCTGATCATGTccataaattttgtcctaataCGGTATAGTACTAGGGTACCTTGTTATGCTACATTTTAGGAATGAATGTAGAACAGGAACTTCTGTTTTTGGATTTATGTACGTACTTGCATGCTTTACCTTGGGAGATGGGGATGATCAAGGAATCCAAAGACGTAGGCCCCATCAGATTCTTGCTTTGGGAAATAGGTTGAAAGAAATGGCAGACGCTTTCTTTTGGAAGTAAATCTTTTTCTTGCTTTGGGCAAGATCCCATGCAAGTGGAAGGAGAACCCAATCCCGAGTATTAGGCGAACTTTCCAATGAACTTTCTCTAGCTTCTTAACTTGAGAAAGATGCGTATGATAatctcattttttgtttgtttgtttgtttgattaATCTTGTCATATCTGCCATaccattttcttgtttttctttttgtaaccAAGAGGATGATGATATTCGAGGTAAATGAATTATCATGTATTGCAGCAAAGGAATTATATGATAACAATTCAGGACAGTTTGTAAAGACTACCTGCACGTCTAAAATCCTCAAAGGAATAATAATCTATTGCTACCCAGAAGACATAATACGCCTAGGAATTTCAGGTACTTGATTGCCACATCAATCCTCACCAATGTACGTGCATACCCATTCCAAGGTCTAGGTAGGTAGTTTCCGCAGCATTGATGGACGGAGTACTCAAAGACTAGTGTCAGAGGAATGTCTACGCATGGAAGTGCTAGGATTGGACTTTGTTATTTCCGTTGAATCCATCTTCTTTGGCATCCTGTGGGGCCAAGTTAGATCTATATATACGCATGTCTTCCCAATTATTTCTCCCCGAAACAAGTTTCCATCAAGAAAATTATGCAAGAAATAAgagttgtgttttgtttgttaATTGATCTTCATGATCTGTGATATGCATCTCCATGAGCAAAAGAGTCGATCGGAGTCCTTTTTGCATTGTCCATCATGATTCTTTATGTGCATTTTAAATTCTTGTTAACTAGTATCATTTGCAGGTCTTGAGGAAACTTCAGTTGTGCAGCATAGCAACACGGAAATGGAATCAAATTCTGACATTCAAAATGAAGATGGCTTCATGGAGATTGATCCAGAAGCCCTATTTCAGATATTAGCAAGGGTTCCGCCAGAAAGCCTTGTCCATTGTAAAAGTGTCGGCAAATGTTGGCTAAGCACGATTCGTGATCCAAACTTCCTCAAGTTCCGTTGTGACATCCAGAAATCTAACCGGTTGTTCATCATGGAAAAGAATTCCTGGTTTGAATTCTATGCTTTTGCTTTTGGAGTTGAGAGTGGTATTTTCACGGGTAGAACATTACAACACTCCTGCTGCCTAGTCATTCGCATTGAAGATACCTGCGACGGGCTGATACTTCACAAATCTATATTTGAAAGCGATTTACACATCTATAATTCCTGCACTGGAGCCACGAAAACTGTCACCAGCGATGCGCCACCAACGAGTTCAAAGAACTACTATTCATTGGCATATGATGCTTCCATCCAGAAGTATAAGATGGTTTGGTTTTGTCTGAGTAAGAGCATTATTAAGTGCTATATATTTGTTCTGGATCGTAATCATAACACTGACCGAAATGAGAATGCTGATTGGAGGGAATTGAGCTTTGCTTTCCCACAGATTGTTATTCCTAGACAACCCACCATATATTTTGACAGAGTTGTCTGTAATGGTGCTCTGAATTGGATAGCCGAAAGTATtccagaagaaaatgaagaacagGGAGCGGCATTTGTAATATCAATTGACATAGCAAGTGAGGAGCTTAGGGACAGAATAGAGTTGCCAAGCAAACCCAACATATGCTTCACGGAAATGTTCAACTGCAAGTTATTACTATCGAATGGATTCCTTTGTTATGCTAATCCAACTTCCAAAGAAGAATTTCATTTCTGGGTCTTAAGGGATGCTGCAAACCATAACTGGATAAAGCAGCTTACGCTACGTCTTTCATCGATGCTTTTCATACCAGATAGTTTGAGGACTTTCCTTTGTGATGATTTCCTACCTCTAGCAATAATAAACGAGAGTGAAAAGCCTTGTCCGATTTCAATCCTGATACTACATTGCCACAGGTTGTTTCTGTACAATGTGGAGAGCCAAGAGCTGAGGGTCAACGTGCTTGAAGAAGCGGTGTCAGAGGATGCATACTTTCTTCCCTTTTCCATCTTCACTTTTATTAACAGGCCTATTCGTTGGGACTAATTACCTTACCTAAATAGTCATGGGGATGTTCTAATGGAACAAAAGACTTGGATGAAAATAATTGAAGGTAATAATAGAGTGGTCTTTTAGAAATAATTCTTACAGTCCTATGGTGTGCAAGCCCTAtgcattatttttaaaaagagaaatgataattgtaaTTGTGAGTATGCAAGTATcacacaatcattttgaaaaaaagtaaataaatatgggactcacacgaaaaaaaattaattttttaatagtggatctcactcttttttaaagcaaCTGCACAATACTTGTGCACTACAcgattgtatatagcattatttttttaaaaaaataagtaaatatgataCTCATATTTTTTCTGACAACacataataagtttgagaaaagatatttgtaaccgtgaattgtgcaactgccgcgtaatcgctttaaaaaaagtaaataaaatataggatctacataaaaaaattaattttttaataatagactttactcttttttaaagtaattatacgACGATTACACACTTCataattatatgtagaattactcgaTAAGCTCAAAGAAGACGAGAAGAATGGTAATCTTTAATCacagagaaatgataaaacaacAACTTCTTTACCATTTTTCTATAacctttcaataaaataataatttttaaaatatttattttagtttagattttgatttgatgtgtttgaaattttaaaaaatattattctattgATAAGTTGTAAATAAAATCTAGTTGAATTGTAAGGCTTTCATTGCTCTTAATCATaacagaaaagagagaaaaaagacaGATGGTATCCCATAAAGCTCAATTGGTAAGGTTGTTGATGACTACGTAGTACCTCACCACTTTTATGCACTTCGTTAAGCAGATCataagttttttgaaaaaaagaaaaagctggGGTCCATCGAATATCAGGCAGTCCAGGAAAATCCCCATCCAAGGACAAATGAATCAAACCCACGCACACCCAAATAGTCCTTCCCCCATAAGGCATAAACCCCATTTCGTTCCCGTCTAAAATTAAGTCCTTTTTGTCTTAACCCAAGAAAAGTAGGTATTTTTGCACTCTTTTGTTCATCATCTTTGGATGCTGATGCGTGTTCCTTTTGGGCATTTTAAGTTCTCTCAAAGCCCCTCTCTTTATTGCGGGCTAGGCGAAGGATAAAACAGGTTCCACCAGGATTCTACAAACTCAGTCCCTCGTCTTCCAGTTTCTTACCGTATAGTCATTGGGATAGgcttgtcttttcttttctttttttgatgagtagcttgtcttttttttttcccttttttgcgAGGGGGTTTGGGATTTTGTAGGTCTACTCTTGTTTGCTGTATACTGCAGCAGGTTTTTACCTGCCCTTCTGACAATTATCCATTCCTTACGAGTTACGAGTGTGTAATCTGCAATTTCCTTGAGATGAATTGATCACATCCAATCATTtgaaaaaacatgaaatcaAATCGTTTTTAGCACCCTTGGTATGAGCAACCTGTTGTGGTTGGATTTTGGGGGAGGGTGTGAGAGCTCTTTCCATGGCCTTTCCAAGGGTCTGGGTGAAAGAGGAAGATCGAAGACAAGTTCGTCTTCTAGGTTGGCCGT encodes:
- the LOC121256024 gene encoding alpha-1,3-mannosyl-glycoprotein 2-beta-N-acetylglucosaminyltransferase-like, producing MANVVCDYRFLLLAAVVAFIYIQVRLFATQLISADRLAAAVESENDCTSQMRSLIDQMSMQQGRIVALEGGTGNAKDKCGQPKVLVKELERKGLQELTDKVQVPVAAVVIMACNRADYLERTIKSVLKYQSSVALKYPLFVSQDGSAPDVKSKALSYDQLTYMQHLDYKPVQTERDGELVAYYKIARHYKWALDELFYKHNFSRVIILEDDMEISPDFFYYFEATATLLDKDKSIMAVSSWNDNGQKQFVHDPHALYRSDFFPGLGWMLARSTWDELSPKWPSAYPCWFGIFVCLDLTIHAY
- the LOC121256021 gene encoding amino acid transporter AVT3B-like; translation: MVLETGSSSNALIAPPPPREDTPLLGGPQALSSQSKTFANVFIAIVGAGVLGLPYAFKRTGWVMSLLTLFAVAVLTHHCMMLLVYTRRKLESLQGFSKIASFGDLGFTVCGPIGRFFVDILIILSQTGFCVGYLIFIGNTLADLINLSPGILGLAPKSFYIWGCLPFQLGLNSIATLTHLAPLSIFADVVDLGAMGVVMVEDVFVFLKQRPALKAFGGLSVFFYGMGVAVYSFEGIGMVLPLESEMKDKDKFGRVLALTMAFISLMYGAFGALGYFAFGEETKDMITANLGAGLVSTLVKLGLCVNLFFTLPIMMNPVYEIVERRFWGGSYCLWLRWLLVFLVSLVALLVPNFADFLSLVGSGVCCALAFALPALFHLLVFKEDMGWKGWSFDVGILVLGIVLGVSGTWYALEAILSTKM